A single Nocardioides bizhenqiangii DNA region contains:
- a CDS encoding thiolase domain-containing protein, which translates to MRDVAVVGFAQRQMPEFDGSPTCVELLVPLFKECYEQTGWTRKDVGFWCSGSSDYLAGRSFSFVQAVDAIGVIPPVNESHVEMDLAWAMYEAWIKIQTGEVDTALVYAFGKSSAGVLRRTLALQLEPYTMTPLWPDTVSLAGLQARTGIDAGLWDERAMAEVANRSLTDAEKNEYAVRKGGSSVDELLGRPMYADPLRKHDCAPVTDGAAALVLAAGDRAREVRDRPAWLTGISHYVDPMGMGVRDLTRSPSARRAGAALDLDGVEVAELHAPFSHQELILRSELGLADDVAINPSGGALASNPMFSAGGIRVGEAAQRIWSGEAGKVLAHATSGPALQQNLVCTLAASTSATEGAGN; encoded by the coding sequence ATGAGAGACGTCGCCGTCGTCGGGTTCGCCCAGCGACAGATGCCGGAGTTCGACGGGTCCCCGACCTGCGTCGAGCTCCTCGTCCCCCTCTTCAAGGAGTGCTACGAGCAGACCGGATGGACCCGGAAGGACGTCGGGTTCTGGTGCTCCGGCTCCTCGGACTACCTGGCCGGGCGCTCGTTCTCGTTCGTCCAGGCGGTCGACGCGATCGGCGTGATCCCGCCGGTCAACGAGTCGCACGTCGAGATGGACCTCGCCTGGGCGATGTACGAGGCGTGGATCAAGATCCAGACCGGCGAGGTCGACACGGCTCTCGTCTACGCCTTCGGTAAGAGCTCGGCCGGCGTGCTCCGTCGTACCCTCGCCCTCCAGCTGGAGCCCTACACGATGACGCCGCTGTGGCCCGACACCGTCTCCCTGGCGGGCCTGCAGGCCCGGACCGGCATCGACGCCGGGCTGTGGGACGAGCGCGCCATGGCGGAGGTCGCCAACCGGTCGCTGACCGACGCCGAGAAGAACGAGTACGCCGTCCGGAAGGGCGGGTCGTCTGTCGACGAGCTGCTCGGCCGGCCGATGTACGCCGACCCGCTCCGCAAGCACGACTGCGCGCCGGTCACCGACGGCGCGGCCGCCCTCGTGCTCGCCGCGGGCGACCGCGCCCGCGAGGTGCGGGACCGGCCCGCCTGGCTGACCGGCATCTCCCACTACGTCGACCCGATGGGGATGGGCGTTCGCGACCTGACCCGGTCGCCCTCCGCCCGACGCGCGGGCGCGGCGCTCGACCTGGACGGGGTGGAGGTGGCCGAGCTGCACGCGCCGTTCAGCCACCAGGAGCTGATCCTGCGCAGCGAGCTGGGTCTGGCCGACGACGTCGCGATCAACCCGTCGGGCGGGGCGCTCGCCAGCAACCCGATGTTCTCCGCCGGTGGGATCCGGGTGGGCGAGGCGGCCCAGCGGATCTGGTCCGGCGAGGCCGGCAAGGTGCTGGCACACGCCACCTCTGGCCCCGCGCTGCAGCAGAACCTCGTGTGCACACTCGCCGCGTCGACATCCGCTACCGAAGGAGCAGGGAACTGA
- a CDS encoding sigma-70 family RNA polymerase sigma factor, with translation MTTALLNRAKAGDGAAFQELIDPFRRELHVHCYRMLGSYQDAEDVLQETLLAAWTGLARFEGRSSLRTWLYRIATNSCLNARRSESRRPPKEWDVPHVQPPEPTRLGEVPWLEPYPDLALAGLTIPLGPEARYEQSESMSLAFVTAVQVLPPRQVAVLVLRDVLGFPAQEVAEMLETTVSAANSALKRARATLYQRRGDPPAVTTPAEQDLIERFVRAYGSADIDGLVALLTDDIFISMPPLPFEYEGLDAVAGFFAAVFGRGRTVDLVPTSANGQPAFGAYLRGPDGVSHGNGLIVLTLRDTRICAMTRFENGVLPHFGLPRSLRSE, from the coding sequence ATGACGACTGCATTGCTGAACAGGGCGAAGGCCGGCGACGGCGCCGCCTTCCAGGAGCTGATCGACCCGTTCCGCCGCGAGTTGCACGTGCATTGCTACCGGATGCTCGGGTCGTACCAAGACGCCGAGGACGTGCTGCAGGAGACACTGCTTGCGGCATGGACCGGCTTGGCGCGGTTCGAGGGACGCTCGTCGCTGCGGACCTGGCTCTACCGGATAGCCACCAACTCATGCCTCAACGCCCGCCGGTCCGAGAGTCGGCGGCCACCGAAGGAGTGGGACGTGCCACACGTTCAACCGCCGGAGCCCACGCGGCTCGGGGAGGTCCCGTGGCTGGAGCCGTACCCGGATCTCGCTCTAGCCGGGCTGACGATCCCGCTCGGCCCTGAGGCCCGCTACGAGCAGTCCGAGTCGATGTCACTGGCGTTCGTCACCGCGGTGCAGGTGCTGCCGCCGCGGCAGGTAGCGGTGCTCGTCCTGCGCGACGTCCTCGGGTTCCCGGCCCAGGAGGTGGCCGAGATGCTCGAGACGACCGTCAGTGCCGCCAACAGTGCCCTCAAGCGGGCGCGAGCGACCTTGTACCAGCGTCGCGGCGACCCTCCCGCCGTGACGACGCCGGCGGAGCAGGACCTCATCGAGCGATTCGTGCGGGCGTACGGCTCGGCTGACATCGACGGACTCGTCGCACTCCTCACCGACGACATCTTCATCTCGATGCCGCCGCTGCCGTTCGAGTACGAGGGACTTGATGCCGTCGCCGGGTTCTTTGCCGCCGTCTTCGGCCGCGGTCGGACCGTCGACCTCGTTCCGACCAGCGCCAACGGCCAGCCGGCGTTCGGCGCCTACCTGCGCGGACCGGACGGGGTGAGCCACGGCAACGGGCTCATCGTGCTGACCTTGAGAGACACCAGGATCTGCGCCATGACCCGTTTCGAGAACGGCGTGCTGCCGCACTTCGGGTTGCCCCGCTCGCTGCGATCCGAGTAG
- a CDS encoding GNAT family N-acetyltransferase, which yields MDDRARFLAAYDDQLRADAETPSAIAVTAHGPLRMVTFAGGRGFVTYRDLDGADADEIGRLVGAAVAHYQADPEITRVEWKTRGHDHAPGLHECLLDHGFVAEETESIMIGEARGLAVDVPLPDNVTLRQVTAESDVRAMCAMSAQVFGDSPAEEVAMADALLNRLSLDDGMELWVAEVQGQVVSAGRLEPVPGTEFAGIWGGSTLEGWRRRGIYRALTAARARSALRQGKTLINSDSTEYSRPILERYGLLKVSTTTPYLWSR from the coding sequence ATGGATGATCGGGCTCGGTTCCTCGCGGCGTACGACGACCAGCTGCGGGCCGACGCAGAGACGCCCAGCGCGATCGCGGTGACGGCTCACGGACCGCTGCGGATGGTGACGTTCGCAGGTGGTCGCGGCTTCGTCACCTACCGGGACCTCGACGGTGCCGACGCCGACGAGATCGGCCGACTCGTTGGCGCGGCGGTGGCGCACTACCAGGCGGATCCCGAGATCACCCGGGTGGAGTGGAAGACGCGGGGACACGACCACGCCCCCGGACTGCACGAGTGCCTCCTCGACCACGGGTTCGTCGCCGAGGAGACGGAGTCGATCATGATCGGTGAGGCGCGAGGCCTGGCGGTCGACGTGCCTCTGCCCGACAACGTGACGCTGCGGCAGGTCACCGCGGAGAGCGACGTCCGGGCGATGTGCGCGATGAGCGCGCAGGTGTTCGGCGATTCTCCGGCCGAGGAGGTGGCGATGGCTGACGCGTTGCTGAACCGGCTCTCCCTCGACGACGGCATGGAGCTGTGGGTCGCCGAGGTCCAGGGGCAGGTCGTCTCCGCGGGTCGGCTCGAACCGGTGCCGGGGACCGAGTTCGCCGGCATCTGGGGCGGATCGACCCTGGAGGGGTGGCGTCGTCGGGGGATCTATCGAGCTCTGACCGCTGCGCGGGCCCGATCGGCACTGCGTCAGGGAAAGACCCTGATCAACAGCGACTCCACCGAGTACTCCCGTCCGATCCTGGAACGGTACGGCCTTCTCAAGGTCTCCACCACCACGCCGTACCTGTGGAGCCGCTGA
- a CDS encoding Zn-ribbon domain-containing OB-fold protein, whose protein sequence is MSRTLQAPVTVAFDYTRSTGPVIGRFFSGLRDGVVVGGRTSSGEVVVPPLEFDPGTHEATTDFVEVSSVGTVTSWTWVPQPVKAQPFDHPFAFALVTLDGATAPLLHALDVASPEDVTTGMRVRIRWAEERTGAITDIACFEPLAPGEAETPNEVAASAHDEAVTGVVVPVSLDYNYAASPEESLFYRGLNEGRIMGQRCPTCQKVYIPPRSACPADGTPTAEEVELSQTGTVTTFCIVNVPFLGQKITPPYVSAYVLLDGADIAVLHLILGVPAEEVRMGMRVKAVWKPKDEWTFSLENIDHFAPTGDPDADFDTYKHHL, encoded by the coding sequence ATGAGCCGGACCCTGCAGGCGCCTGTCACCGTCGCCTTCGACTACACCCGTTCCACCGGTCCCGTCATCGGCCGCTTCTTCTCCGGCCTCCGCGACGGCGTGGTCGTCGGCGGCCGGACATCCTCGGGCGAGGTGGTCGTGCCGCCTCTCGAGTTCGACCCGGGGACTCACGAGGCGACGACCGACTTCGTCGAGGTCTCCAGCGTCGGGACCGTGACGTCATGGACCTGGGTGCCCCAGCCGGTGAAGGCGCAGCCGTTCGACCATCCCTTCGCGTTCGCGCTCGTCACCCTGGACGGCGCCACTGCTCCATTGCTCCACGCACTGGACGTGGCCTCGCCGGAAGACGTGACCACCGGGATGCGCGTCCGGATCCGCTGGGCCGAGGAACGCACCGGCGCCATCACGGACATCGCTTGCTTCGAGCCGCTGGCACCGGGCGAGGCCGAGACTCCGAACGAGGTCGCCGCCAGCGCTCACGACGAGGCCGTCACCGGCGTCGTCGTACCGGTGTCGCTCGACTACAACTACGCGGCCTCCCCGGAGGAGTCCCTGTTCTACCGGGGCCTCAACGAGGGCCGGATCATGGGCCAGCGCTGCCCCACCTGCCAGAAGGTCTACATCCCGCCGCGCAGCGCCTGCCCCGCCGACGGCACTCCTACCGCGGAGGAGGTCGAGCTCTCGCAGACGGGCACGGTGACCACGTTCTGCATCGTCAACGTGCCGTTCCTGGGGCAGAAGATCACCCCGCCCTACGTCTCCGCCTACGTGCTCCTCGACGGCGCCGACATCGCCGTCCTGCACCTGATCCTCGGCGTCCCCGCCGAGGAGGTCCGGATGGGCATGCGCGTCAAGGCCGTCTGGAAACCGAAGGACGAGTGGACGTTCTCACTGGAGAACATCGACCACTTCGCGCCGACCGGCGATCCGGACGCCGACTTCGACACCTACAAGCACCACCTCTGA
- a CDS encoding dihydrofolate reductase family protein — MGKIVVSEQISLDGVVEDPSGVEGTGRGGWVNEMSQADRARWTEHEFAESVAAEALLLGRRSDAWFAARWRDRAGEWADRLNTMPKYVVSSTLDEPQWGNATVLSGDVVEQVAKLRTETDGDIVVYASALLVRLLLDHDLVDELRLTIHPFVVGAGPSLWGETASRKTFRLTDSRLLGSLPHLTFEVVAA; from the coding sequence ATGGGCAAGATCGTGGTCAGCGAACAGATCTCCCTCGACGGGGTGGTCGAAGACCCGTCCGGAGTGGAGGGAACCGGCCGCGGCGGCTGGGTGAACGAGATGTCGCAGGCCGACCGCGCGAGGTGGACCGAGCACGAGTTCGCCGAGTCGGTCGCAGCCGAGGCACTGCTCTTGGGTCGTCGCAGCGACGCTTGGTTCGCCGCACGCTGGCGGGACCGCGCCGGCGAGTGGGCAGACCGCCTGAACACGATGCCGAAGTACGTCGTCTCCTCGACGCTCGATGAGCCGCAGTGGGGCAACGCGACGGTTCTCAGCGGTGACGTCGTGGAGCAGGTCGCCAAGCTGCGCACCGAAACGGACGGCGACATCGTGGTCTACGCCAGCGCCTTGCTGGTAAGGCTGCTCCTCGACCACGACCTCGTCGACGAGCTCCGGCTGACCATCCACCCGTTCGTCGTCGGCGCGGGGCCGTCGCTCTGGGGCGAGACGGCGAGCCGCAAGACCTTCCGCCTCACCGACAGCCGGCTGCTGGGGAGCCTTCCCCACCTGACCTTCGAGGTCGTGGCCGCATGA
- a CDS encoding LLM class F420-dependent oxidoreductase codes for MKLGLQLGYWGAQPPQGVAELVAAAEDAGFDAIFTAEAWGSDAFTPLAWWGRETSRVRLGTSIVQMSGRSPTSIAMHALTLDHLTGGRVVLGMGVSGPQVVEGWYGQPFAKPLARTREVVDIIRKVLAREGPVTNDGPHYPLPYNGPGSVGLGKPLKPIVHPLRADIPIWLGAEGPKNVAQTAEIADGWIPIFYTPKSAGMYQPWLDEGFARQSARRTRADFEIAATCHLQITETEDERRAVVEGIKPVIALYMGGMGAKDQNFHKNVFERMGYATITDQVQELFLSQKREEATALIPDELVEEMHIIGDAAYVKDRVAAWEETGVTTLLLSCRSADEVRQVAELLA; via the coding sequence ATGAAGCTGGGACTGCAGCTGGGCTACTGGGGCGCGCAGCCCCCGCAGGGCGTCGCGGAGCTGGTGGCGGCCGCGGAGGACGCGGGGTTCGACGCCATCTTCACCGCCGAGGCATGGGGGAGCGACGCGTTCACCCCGCTTGCCTGGTGGGGACGGGAGACGTCCCGGGTCCGGCTGGGCACGTCGATCGTGCAGATGTCGGGACGGTCACCGACGTCGATCGCGATGCACGCGCTCACGCTCGACCACCTCACCGGTGGGCGGGTCGTCCTCGGCATGGGCGTGAGTGGCCCGCAGGTGGTCGAGGGCTGGTACGGCCAGCCGTTCGCCAAGCCGCTGGCCCGCACCCGCGAGGTCGTCGACATCATCCGCAAGGTGCTCGCGCGTGAGGGTCCGGTGACCAACGACGGCCCGCACTACCCGCTGCCCTACAACGGACCCGGGTCGGTGGGACTCGGCAAGCCGCTCAAGCCGATCGTCCACCCCTTGCGGGCCGACATCCCGATCTGGCTCGGCGCCGAGGGACCCAAGAACGTCGCCCAGACGGCCGAGATCGCCGACGGCTGGATCCCGATCTTCTACACGCCGAAGAGCGCGGGGATGTACCAGCCGTGGCTGGACGAGGGCTTCGCGCGGCAGAGCGCACGCCGTACTCGCGCCGACTTCGAGATCGCCGCGACGTGCCACCTCCAGATCACCGAGACCGAGGACGAGCGCCGCGCGGTCGTCGAGGGGATCAAGCCGGTGATCGCCCTCTACATGGGCGGTATGGGCGCGAAGGACCAGAACTTCCACAAGAACGTCTTCGAGCGGATGGGGTACGCCACCATCACCGACCAGGTCCAGGAGCTGTTCCTCTCCCAGAAGCGCGAGGAGGCGACGGCCCTGATCCCTGACGAGCTCGTCGAGGAGATGCACATCATCGGCGACGCCGCCTACGTCAAGGACCGGGTCGCCGCCTGGGAGGAGACCGGGGTGACCACGCTGCTGCTCAGCTGTCGCAGTGCGGATGAGGTCCGGCAGGTAGCCGAGCTACTCGCCTGA
- the map gene encoding type I methionyl aminopeptidase has translation MIELRTPTQIEQMRPAGRFVASVISALAEKADVGVNLLELDELAHRMIKDAGAESCYIDYHPSFGAMPFGKVLCTSVNDAVLHGLPFDYTLKDGDLLSVDFAAAVDGWVSDSALSVVVGTPRTEDVWLIDVAQRALDAGIAAARAGNRLGDISHAIGSVARAEGLKVNLQFGGHGVGRTMHGDPHVANDGQAGRGLKLRPGLVIAIEPWFLHTTDEIRFDPDGWTIRSADGSRGAHVEHTVALTEGDPIVLTARD, from the coding sequence GTGATCGAGCTCCGCACCCCGACCCAGATCGAGCAGATGCGTCCTGCCGGGCGCTTCGTGGCCTCGGTCATCAGCGCCCTGGCCGAGAAGGCGGACGTCGGGGTCAACCTGCTGGAGCTCGACGAGCTGGCGCACCGGATGATCAAGGACGCCGGCGCCGAGTCCTGCTACATCGACTACCACCCGTCGTTCGGCGCGATGCCGTTCGGCAAGGTGCTCTGCACGTCGGTCAACGACGCCGTGCTGCACGGCCTGCCGTTCGACTACACGTTGAAGGACGGCGACCTGCTGTCGGTCGACTTCGCTGCCGCGGTCGACGGCTGGGTCTCCGACTCCGCGCTCTCCGTCGTCGTCGGTACGCCTCGCACCGAGGACGTCTGGCTGATCGACGTCGCCCAGCGGGCGCTCGACGCCGGCATCGCCGCCGCCCGGGCCGGCAACCGGCTCGGCGACATCTCGCACGCGATCGGCTCCGTCGCCCGCGCCGAAGGCCTCAAGGTCAACCTGCAGTTCGGCGGCCACGGCGTCGGCCGCACCATGCACGGCGACCCGCACGTGGCCAACGATGGTCAGGCCGGTCGCGGCCTCAAGCTCCGCCCCGGTCTGGTCATCGCGATCGAGCCGTGGTTCCTGCACACCACCGACGAGATCCGGTTCGACCCCGACGGCTGGACGATCCGCAGCGCCGACGGGTCCCGCGGCGCGCACGTCGAGCACACGGTCGCCCTCACCGAGGGCGACCCGATCGTGCTGACGGCGCGGGACTAG
- a CDS encoding enoyl-CoA hydratase — MTSDADGGTEGFVLVDRPRPDVAVVTLNRTERMNSMAFDVMVPFRDALRQLGDDNDVRVVILTGAGRAFCSGADQSGERGRMPNIDGLTGVTVALRAMELLDDIIVTLRRLHQPVIAAVNGPAIGGGLCLALACDVRVAAESAFFRAAGINNGLTASELGLSYLLPRAVGTSRAAEIMLTGRDVDAVEAASIGLVSRVVPDDQLLDSCLETAADITRWSRPGVELTKRTLQDSLDAASLEQHMHAEGAGQLLVRLMTQNFEEAVAARKEKREPKFLD; from the coding sequence ATGACGTCCGACGCCGACGGTGGCACCGAAGGCTTCGTCCTGGTCGACCGGCCGCGACCCGATGTCGCGGTCGTCACGCTCAACCGCACCGAGCGGATGAACTCCATGGCGTTCGACGTCATGGTCCCGTTCCGGGACGCGCTGCGGCAGCTGGGCGACGACAATGACGTGCGTGTCGTCATTCTCACCGGCGCCGGCCGGGCGTTCTGCTCGGGTGCCGACCAGAGCGGCGAGCGCGGCCGGATGCCCAACATCGACGGTCTGACCGGCGTGACCGTAGCCCTGCGCGCGATGGAGCTGCTGGACGACATCATCGTCACCCTGCGACGGCTCCACCAGCCGGTGATCGCCGCCGTCAACGGACCTGCCATCGGCGGCGGGCTGTGCCTCGCCCTGGCGTGCGACGTCCGGGTCGCGGCGGAGTCCGCGTTCTTCCGCGCCGCCGGGATCAACAACGGCCTCACCGCCAGCGAGCTCGGCCTCAGCTACCTGCTCCCGCGGGCCGTCGGCACGTCCCGAGCAGCGGAGATCATGCTGACCGGCCGGGACGTCGATGCGGTCGAGGCGGCGTCGATCGGTCTGGTGTCGCGTGTCGTCCCGGACGACCAGCTGCTCGACAGCTGCCTCGAGACCGCGGCCGACATCACCCGCTGGAGCCGGCCGGGCGTCGAGCTGACCAAGCGCACCCTCCAGGACAGCCTCGACGCCGCCAGCCTCGAGCAGCACATGCACGCCGAGGGCGCCGGGCAGCTGCTGGTGCGGCTGATGACGCAGAACTTCGAGGAGGCCGTCGCGGCCCGCAAGGAGAAGCGCGAGCCCAAGTTCCTGGATTGA
- a CDS encoding thiolase domain-containing protein, whose translation MGKQPAAIIGVGQTHHRAKREDVSMAGLCREAIDRALADANLSLDDIDAIVVGKAPDLFEGVMMPELFLADALGAAGKPLLRVHTAGSVGGSTAIVASSLVQAGVHRRVLTVAYEKQSESNAMWALSVPLPFNMPVHAGAGGYFAPHVRSYIRRSQAPTHVGAIVAAKDRNNALKNPYAHLHNEGTTVESVLASQMLWDPIRYDETCPSSDGACALVIVDEQTAASSPNPAWIHGTVMRSEATTAAERDQVNPQAGRDAAAALWKQSGITNPLEEIDTAEIYVPFSWFEPMWLENLGFAAEGDGWKLTEAGETAMDGKIPVNCSGGVLSSNPIGASGMLRFGEAALQVRGAAGEHQVDGARRALGHAYGGGSQFFAMWVVGSEKPSN comes from the coding sequence ATGGGCAAGCAACCTGCCGCGATCATCGGCGTCGGCCAGACCCACCACCGCGCCAAGCGCGAGGACGTCTCGATGGCGGGCCTCTGCAGGGAGGCCATCGACCGGGCGCTCGCCGACGCGAACCTGTCGCTCGACGACATCGACGCGATCGTGGTCGGCAAGGCGCCCGACCTGTTCGAGGGCGTGATGATGCCGGAGCTGTTCCTGGCGGACGCACTCGGCGCGGCGGGCAAGCCGCTGCTGCGGGTGCACACCGCCGGCTCGGTGGGCGGGTCCACCGCGATCGTCGCCTCCTCCCTCGTGCAGGCCGGCGTCCATCGGCGGGTGCTGACCGTCGCCTACGAGAAGCAGTCGGAGTCCAACGCGATGTGGGCGCTGTCGGTGCCCCTGCCGTTCAACATGCCGGTGCACGCCGGGGCTGGCGGCTACTTCGCGCCGCACGTGCGCTCGTACATCCGGCGGTCACAGGCACCCACGCACGTGGGCGCGATCGTCGCGGCGAAGGACCGCAACAACGCGCTGAAGAACCCCTACGCGCACCTGCACAACGAAGGCACCACGGTCGAGTCGGTGCTGGCGTCGCAGATGCTCTGGGACCCGATCCGGTACGACGAGACCTGCCCGTCCAGCGACGGCGCGTGCGCCTTGGTGATCGTCGACGAGCAGACCGCCGCGTCCTCCCCGAACCCGGCCTGGATCCACGGCACGGTCATGCGCTCGGAGGCGACGACCGCGGCCGAGCGCGACCAGGTCAACCCGCAGGCCGGCCGCGATGCGGCCGCTGCGCTGTGGAAGCAGTCGGGCATCACCAACCCGCTCGAGGAGATCGACACTGCGGAGATCTATGTGCCGTTCTCGTGGTTCGAGCCGATGTGGCTGGAGAACCTCGGCTTCGCGGCCGAGGGCGACGGCTGGAAGCTCACGGAGGCCGGAGAGACCGCGATGGACGGCAAGATCCCGGTCAACTGCTCCGGCGGCGTGCTCTCCTCCAACCCGATCGGCGCGTCTGGCATGCTCCGCTTCGGCGAGGCCGCCCTCCAGGTCCGCGGCGCGGCCGGGGAGCATCAGGTCGACGGTGCCCGACGCGCGCTGGGCCATGCCTACGGCGGCGGGTCGCAGTTCTTCGCGATGTGGGTGGTCGGCTCCGAGAAGCCCTCGAACTGA
- a CDS encoding MFS transporter: protein MNVALPSIQVDLAMSQDSLQWVVIAYGLMLGGFLLLGGRLADLLGRKRVLISGLAVFTAASLLAGLAESAELLIAARAIQGFGAAMIPPAALSILAITFEEGAARNRALGLFGAVAGISATVGVIASGLLTDGPGWRAIFLLNVPIGIVLIAMTARLLRGEARDDSGEPFDIAGAVTLTGSILLVVYALSQGPDDGWVAWSTLALFAGAAALMGAFLAIESTSREPLIPGIAVRNRTLIAANLSALFTFSTFFALIFVGTLLMQQVLGYSATKTGVAWVATSGISFFAAGLTGSKLAAVLGPRTLLIGGQGLLAVAMLLLARVPADADYWTDLLPAFLLAGIAVGAAAPAIQIAALAGVEERLTGLASGLVETSREIGGAIGVAVVATVLTSQAGIEGFRAAFVALAAIAALGAIAAAARFPRHDRATIDAGAA, encoded by the coding sequence GTGAACGTCGCGCTGCCCTCGATCCAGGTCGACCTCGCCATGAGCCAGGACTCTCTGCAGTGGGTGGTGATCGCCTACGGGTTGATGCTCGGTGGCTTCCTGCTGCTCGGCGGCCGGTTGGCCGACCTGCTCGGGCGCAAGCGCGTGCTGATCTCGGGCCTGGCGGTCTTCACCGCCGCGTCACTGCTGGCGGGACTGGCGGAGAGCGCCGAGCTGCTGATCGCGGCCCGCGCGATCCAGGGATTCGGTGCGGCGATGATCCCCCCGGCTGCCCTGTCGATCCTCGCGATCACGTTCGAGGAAGGCGCTGCACGAAATCGCGCCCTCGGTCTCTTCGGCGCTGTTGCGGGCATCTCGGCGACGGTCGGCGTCATTGCCAGCGGGCTACTGACCGACGGGCCGGGTTGGCGGGCGATCTTCCTGCTGAACGTGCCGATCGGCATCGTCCTGATCGCGATGACGGCACGGCTTCTCAGGGGTGAGGCGCGCGACGATTCCGGCGAACCGTTCGACATCGCCGGCGCGGTGACGCTCACTGGAAGCATTCTGCTGGTCGTCTATGCGCTGAGCCAAGGACCGGACGACGGGTGGGTGGCGTGGTCGACGCTTGCTCTTTTCGCCGGCGCGGCCGCGCTGATGGGCGCGTTTCTCGCCATCGAGTCGACCTCGCGGGAGCCACTCATCCCGGGCATCGCGGTGCGCAACCGAACGCTCATAGCCGCCAACCTGAGCGCCCTCTTCACGTTCAGCACGTTCTTCGCGCTGATCTTCGTGGGTACGTTGCTCATGCAGCAGGTGCTGGGCTACTCGGCAACGAAGACGGGCGTCGCGTGGGTGGCCACATCGGGCATCTCGTTCTTCGCCGCTGGCCTCACCGGGAGCAAGCTTGCCGCCGTGCTCGGTCCTAGGACGTTGCTGATCGGTGGACAGGGACTGCTCGCGGTCGCCATGCTGCTGCTGGCCCGCGTCCCGGCGGATGCCGACTACTGGACCGACCTGCTACCGGCATTCCTTCTCGCCGGGATCGCGGTGGGGGCAGCGGCGCCGGCCATCCAGATTGCCGCACTCGCCGGTGTCGAGGAACGGCTGACCGGCCTCGCTTCCGGGCTCGTCGAGACATCGCGCGAGATCGGTGGGGCGATCGGCGTGGCCGTGGTCGCAACGGTTCTCACGTCGCAGGCCGGCATCGAGGGGTTCCGAGCCGCGTTCGTCGCCCTCGCTGCCATCGCCGCGCTGGGCGCCATCGCCGCAGCGGCGAGATTCCCCCGCCACGATCGCGCAACGATCGACGCGGGAGCGGCCTGA